One window of Camelina sativa cultivar DH55 chromosome 4, Cs, whole genome shotgun sequence genomic DNA carries:
- the LOC104780082 gene encoding inactive LRR receptor-like serine/threonine-protein kinase BIR2 → MEEIESKPRKLIPLSIIIFLCFCYPSMAADEDDIRCLRGVQSSLTDPQGALKSWNFGNTTVGFLCNFVGVSCWNNQENRVINLELRDMGLSGKIPESLQYCGSLQKLDLSSNQLSGNIPRELCTWLPFLVSLDLSNNELNGEISPDLAKCSFVNSLVLSDNRLSGQIPVQFSALGRLGRFSVANNDLTGRIPAFFSSPSYSSDDFKGNKGLCGRPLSSSCGGLSKKNLAIIIAAGVFGAAASMLLAFGIWWYYHLKWTRRRRGGLTTEVGVSSLAQRLRSHKLTQVSLFQKPLVKVKFGDLIAATNNFSSANIIVSTRTGTTYKALLPDGSALAVKHLSTCKLAEREFRYEMNQLWELRHPNLAPLLGFCIVEEEKFLVYKYMSNGTLHSLLDSNGVELDWSTRFRIGLAAARGLAWLHHGCRPPILHQNICSSVILIDEDFDARIIDSGLARLMVPSDNNESSFMTGDLGEFGYVAPEYSTTMLASLKGDVYGLGVVLLELATGVKALGGEGFKGSLVDWVKQLESSGRITDAFDENIRGKGHDEEILKFVEIACNCVSSRPKERWSMFQAYQSLKAIAEKQDYSFSEQDDDFPLIFDTQENETV, encoded by the coding sequence atggaAGAGATCGAGTCAAAGCCAAGAAAGCTTATTCCTTTatcaatcatcatcttcctctgcTTTTGTTATCCTTCGATGGCTGCAGATGAAGACGACATAAGATGCTTACGAGGAGTTCAAAGCTCTCTCACAGATCCTCAAGGAGCTTTGAAATCATGGAACTTTGGAAACACAACTGTTGGGTTTCTCTGTAATTTCGTTGGTGTGTCTTGTTGGAACAATCAAGAGAATAGGGTTATCAATCTTGAGCTTAGAGACATGGGTTTATCTGGTAAAATCCCAGAATCTCTTCAGTACTGTGGGAGTTTACAAAAATTGGATCTTTCTAGCAATCAGTTATCTGGTAACATCCCTAGAGAGCTCTGTACTTGGTTACCCTTTTTGGTGTCTCTTGATTTGTCAAACAATGAATTGAATGGTGAGATTTCTCCTGATTTAGCTAAGTGTAGCTTTGTGAACTCTTTGGTTTTGTCTGATAACCGGCTTTCGGGTCAAATCCCGGTTCAGTTCTCTGCTTTAGGGAGGCTAGGGAGGTTCTCTGTAGCTAACAATGATCTCACAGGTCGCATTCCTGCTTTCTTTAGCTCACCGAGTTACTCATCTGATGATTTTAAGGGGAACAAAGGTCTTTGTGGTCGCCCTTTGTCTTCTAGCTGTGGTGGATTGAGTAAGAAGAATCTTGCAATTATAATTGCAGCTGGTGTGTTTGGTGCTGCTGCATCAATGTTGTTGGCTTTTGGGATTTGGTGGTATTATCATTTGAAGTGgacaagaagacgaagaggcGGTTTAACAACCGAAGTAGGAGTTAGTAGTTTGGCTCAGAGACTTCGTAGTCATAAGCTTACTCAAGTTTCTTTGTTTCAGAAGCCTTTGGTTAAGGTTAAGTTTGGGGATTTGATTGCTGCAACTAATAACTTCAGCTCAGCTAACATTATTGTTTCAACTAGAACCGGGACAACCTATAAGGCGCTTCTTCCTGATGGCTCAGCGCTTGCGGTCAAGCATTTGAGCACGTGTAAGCTCGCGGAGAGGGAGTTTAGGTATGAGATGAATCAGTTGTGGGAGCTTCGTCATCCTAACTTAGCACCACTTCTTGGATTCTGCATTGTGGAGGAAGAGAAGTTTCTTGTTTATAAGTACATGTCTAATGGGACGCTTCACTCATTGCTGGATTCAAATGGGGTTGAATTAGACTGGTCGACTCGGTTTAGGATTGGTTTAGCTGCTGCAAGGGGTTTGGCTTGGCTTCACCATGGATGTAGACCTCCTATACTTCACCAAAACATTTGTTCAAGTGTCATTCTCATTGATGAGGACTTCGATGCGAGGATTATAGATTCAGGGCTTGCTAGGCTTATGGTTCCTTCGGATAACAACGAGAGCAGTTTCATGACTGGTGATTTAGGAGAGTTTGGGTATGTAGCTCCTGAATATTCCACAACAATGCTAGCCTCACTAAAAGGTGATGTATATGGACTCGGTGTTGTCCTTTTGGAGTTGGCAACAGGGGTTAAAGCTCTAGGAGGTGAAGGCTTTAAAGGGAGTTTGGTGGATTGGGTGAAACAGCTTGAAAGCTCGGGAAGAATCACTGATGCATTCGATGAAAACATTCGAGGGAAAGGACATGACGAGGAAATCTTGAAATTTGTTGAAATTGCTTGTAACTGTGTGAGTTCAAGACCTAAAGAGAGATGGTCAATGTTTCAGGCTTACCAGTCACTGAAAGCTATTGCTGAGAAACAAGACTACTCGTTCTCAGAACAAGACGACGACTTCCCTTTAATTTTCGACACGCAAGAGAATGAGACCGTGTGA
- the LOC104780083 gene encoding CLAVATA3/ESR (CLE)-related protein 25, giving the protein MGGNGIRASVGAVVYLGMIVFLLVSILANSASSVPSTEKVKTLRFSGKDVNLFHVSKRKVPNGPDPIHNRKAETSRRPPRV; this is encoded by the exons ATGGGTGGAAATGGCATTAGAGCTTCGGTTGGAGCTGTTGTGTATTTGGGTATGATTGTGTTTCTTCTTGTCAGTATCTTAGCAAACTCTGCATCAAGTGTTCCATCAACAGAAAAGGTCAAGACTCTGCGGTTTAGTGGTAAGGATGTGAATCTGTTTCATGTGAGCAAGCGAAAAGTTCCAAACGGACCTGATCCCATCCACAACag GAAAGCAGAAACTTCGAGACGACCACCAAGAGTATGA
- the LOC104780084 gene encoding uncharacterized protein LOC104780084, with protein sequence MAVLLSTPIVSPLGINIETNKNLGVSYSSFPQIHLFRISTPLRVRRSVVVSSRKNSGTGLASEDKKLLLERYGYDANDDFGSQSKKARRKEEKMSGRNSQQVEEVVVVQPKTTHRLLQVLAGTAKRKKLLSLKGMDVRPMMEVVKGAAFGILQAAGGCPTSLRPGKWLDLYSGTGSVGIEAISRGCSEAHFVEMDPWVVSNVLQPNLEHTGFVDASVIHTARVENFLERADKIVGKDGAFDYISVTPPYMEVDYAVLMDQIAKSPAIGENTFFVVEYPSRTTMLDSCGCLEKMTDRRLGRTHLAIYGPKWAQKPRKS encoded by the exons ATGGCGGTTTTGTTATCAACTCCCATAGTCTCTCCACTAGGAATCAACATCGAGACGAATAAGAATCTGGGTGTCTCGTATTCTTCTTTCCCTCAAATTCACCTCTTCAGAATCTCTACTCCACTGCGTGTTCGAAGATCCGTCGTCGTCTCGAGCCGTAAAA ATTCAGGAACTGGTTTAGCAAGCGAGGATAAGAAACTGTTGCTGGAACGATATGGTTATGATGCCAATGATGACTTTGGGTCTCAAtctaag AAGGCgagaaggaaagaagagaaaatgagTGGAAGGAACAGCCAACAAGTAGAAGAAGTTGTTGTAGTACAGCCAAAAACAACTCATAGGTTACTTCAG gTACTTGCAGGAACGGCCAAACGAAAGAAATTGCTTTCTCTTAAGGGAATGGATGTGAGACCTATGATGGAAGTTGTTAAAGGAGCAGCTTTTGGGATTCTCCAG GCTGCTGGTGGTTGTCCAACGTCTCTGCGTCCTGGTAAGTGGTTGGATTTGTACAGTGGTACAGGATCTGTGGGAATTGAAGCAATCAGTCGAGGATGTTCTGAG GCACACTTTGTTGAGATGGATCCTTGGGTTGTTTCAAATGTTCTACAACCAAACTTGGAACACACTGGGTTTGTTGATGCTTCGGTTATACACACTGCTCGAGTCGAAAACTTCTTGGAACGTGCTGATAAAATAGTAG GAAAGGATGGAGCATTTGACTATATCAGCGTTACACCACCTTACATGGAGGTAGATTATGCGGTTCTGATGGATCAGATTGCTAAGTCGCCAGCTATTGgagaaaatacatttttt GTGGTCGAGTACCCTTCACGAACAACGATGCTTGATTCATGTGGATGCCTTGAAAAG ATGACTGATCGAAGGCTTGGCCGGACACATCTGGCCATATATGGACCAAAATGGGCTCAGAAGCcaagaaaatcataa
- the LOC104780085 gene encoding transcription factor MYB35-like isoform X2, whose translation MGMPPCCDKSNVKKGLWTEEEDAKILAYVAIHGVGNWSLIPKKAGLNRCGKSCRLRWTNYLRPDLKHDSFSPQEEELIIQCHRVIGSRWSSIARKLPGRTDNDVKNHWNTKLKKKLMKMGIDPVTHKPVSQVVLEFRNISGHGHENASFKTEPSNNSILTQSNSSAWEIMGNTTMSHETYYNNSPMIFTNPASSEFQTSPFHFYNHSNHLLNGTTSSCSSSSSSASITQPNQGATNFCWNDYLLSDPVLPQNSQTQVLGSSATSNLTFAQNELHFNSLAESSAHNNIDTNASRTSHSASSFVDEILDKDQEMLSQFPPLLNDFDY comes from the exons ATGGGAATGCCACCATGTTGTGACAAATCCAATGTCAAGAAAGGTCTCTGgaccgaagaagaagacgctAAGATCCTTGCTTATGTTGCTATCCATGGTGTAGGAAACTGGAGTTTGATCCCCAAGAAAGCAG GCTTGAATCGATGTGGGAAGAGCTGTAGACTGAGATGGACTAATTACTTAAGACCTGACCTTAAACATGATAGCTTCTCTcctcaagaagaagagcttatCATTCAGTGTCACAGAGTCATTGGCAGCAG GTGGTCTTCGATTGCGCGAAAGCTTCCAGGGAGAACGGATAACGATGTGAAGAACCACTGGAACacgaagctgaagaagaagctgatgaaaATGGGAATAGATCCGGTGACTCATAAACCAGTGTCTCAGGTCGTTTTAGAATTCAGAAACATTAGTGGCCATGGCCATGAAAATGCTTCCTTCAAGACAGAACCATCAAACAACTCTATACTCACACAATCCAACTCATCAGCCTGGGAAATAATGGGGAACACAACAATGAGCCATGAGACATATTACAACAACTCTCCTATGATCTTCACTAATCCCGCTTCATCTGAATTCCAAACTAGTCCATTCCATTTCTATAACCACTCAAATCATTTGCTCAATGGAACCACATCTTCATgctcttcctcatcatcatctgctAGTATCACTCAGCCAAACCAAGGGGCTACTAACTTCTGCTGGAACGATTATCTTCTCTCGGATCCGGTCTTACCTCAGAACTCTCAGACACAAGTACTGGGTTCCTCAGCTACTAGCAACCTCACTTTTGCGCAAAACGAGCTTCATTTCAACAGCCTAGCCGAAAGCAGCGCCCATAACAACATCGATACAAACGCCTCGCGAACAAGTCATTCCGCGAGTTCATTTGTGGATGAAATATTGGATAAAGACCAAGAAATGCTGTCACAATTTCCTCCACTCTTGAATGATTTCGACTATTAG
- the LOC104780085 gene encoding transcription factor MYB35-like isoform X1, whose amino-acid sequence MGMPPCCDKSNVKKGLWTEEEDAKILAYVAIHGVGNWSLIPKKAGSFQENICLLLRHLISLYKSDILFVSFFGAGLNRCGKSCRLRWTNYLRPDLKHDSFSPQEEELIIQCHRVIGSRWSSIARKLPGRTDNDVKNHWNTKLKKKLMKMGIDPVTHKPVSQVVLEFRNISGHGHENASFKTEPSNNSILTQSNSSAWEIMGNTTMSHETYYNNSPMIFTNPASSEFQTSPFHFYNHSNHLLNGTTSSCSSSSSSASITQPNQGATNFCWNDYLLSDPVLPQNSQTQVLGSSATSNLTFAQNELHFNSLAESSAHNNIDTNASRTSHSASSFVDEILDKDQEMLSQFPPLLNDFDY is encoded by the exons ATGGGAATGCCACCATGTTGTGACAAATCCAATGTCAAGAAAGGTCTCTGgaccgaagaagaagacgctAAGATCCTTGCTTATGTTGCTATCCATGGTGTAGGAAACTGGAGTTTGATCCCCAAGAAAGCAGGTTCTTTCCAAGAAAATATCTGCTTACTTTTAAGACATCTCATCTCCTTATACAAGTCTgacattctttttgtttctttcttcggTGCAGGCTTGAATCGATGTGGGAAGAGCTGTAGACTGAGATGGACTAATTACTTAAGACCTGACCTTAAACATGATAGCTTCTCTcctcaagaagaagagcttatCATTCAGTGTCACAGAGTCATTGGCAGCAG GTGGTCTTCGATTGCGCGAAAGCTTCCAGGGAGAACGGATAACGATGTGAAGAACCACTGGAACacgaagctgaagaagaagctgatgaaaATGGGAATAGATCCGGTGACTCATAAACCAGTGTCTCAGGTCGTTTTAGAATTCAGAAACATTAGTGGCCATGGCCATGAAAATGCTTCCTTCAAGACAGAACCATCAAACAACTCTATACTCACACAATCCAACTCATCAGCCTGGGAAATAATGGGGAACACAACAATGAGCCATGAGACATATTACAACAACTCTCCTATGATCTTCACTAATCCCGCTTCATCTGAATTCCAAACTAGTCCATTCCATTTCTATAACCACTCAAATCATTTGCTCAATGGAACCACATCTTCATgctcttcctcatcatcatctgctAGTATCACTCAGCCAAACCAAGGGGCTACTAACTTCTGCTGGAACGATTATCTTCTCTCGGATCCGGTCTTACCTCAGAACTCTCAGACACAAGTACTGGGTTCCTCAGCTACTAGCAACCTCACTTTTGCGCAAAACGAGCTTCATTTCAACAGCCTAGCCGAAAGCAGCGCCCATAACAACATCGATACAAACGCCTCGCGAACAAGTCATTCCGCGAGTTCATTTGTGGATGAAATATTGGATAAAGACCAAGAAATGCTGTCACAATTTCCTCCACTCTTGAATGATTTCGACTATTAG
- the LOC104780086 gene encoding probable prolyl 4-hydroxylase 7, whose product MDCRNFLTFSLCFLLILPKFSSAAPTRFFTRSSNNRDGSVIKMKTSASSFGFDPTRVTQLSWTPRAFLYKGFLTDEECDHFIKLAKGKLEKSMVADNDSGESVESEVRTSSGMFLSKRQDDIVSNVEAKLAAWTFLPEENGESMQILHYENGQKYEPHFDYFHDQANLELGGHRIATVLMYLSNVQKGGETVFPMWKGKTTQLKDDSWTECAKQGYAVKPRKGDALLFFNLHPNATTDPTSLHGSCPVVEGEKWSATRWIHVRSFDRAFKKQSGCVDENESCEKWAKEGECQKNPTYMVGSENDHGYCRKSCKACSS is encoded by the exons ATGGATTGTCGGAATTTTCTGACATTTTCCTTATGTTTTCTCTTGATTCTTCCTAAATTCTCATCTGCTGCACCTACCCGTTTCTTCACTCGATCGAGTAACAACAG agatGGGTCTGTGATTAAGATGAAAACGAgtgcttcttcttttggttttgatccAACCCGTGTTACTCAACTCTCTTGGACCCCCAG AGCTTTTTTGTATAAAGGGTTTCTTACTGATGAGGAGTGTGATCATTTTATCAAATTG GCAAAAGGAAAGCTTGAGAAGTCAATGGTGGCTGATAATGATTCTGGTGAGAGTGTAGAGAGTGAAGTGCGGACTAGTTCTGGAATGTTTCTTTCTAAAAGACAg GATGATATAGTATCTAATGTCGAGGCAAAACTTGCTGCGTGGACCTTTCTTCCCGAAG AAAATGGGGAATCCATGCAAATATTGCACTATGAGAATGGTCAAAAATATGAACCCCATTTTGACTACTTTCACGATCAGGCCAATCTGGAGCTTGGTGGTCATCGGATCGCCACTGTATTGATGTACTTGTCCAATGTTCAAAAGGGAGGAGAGACAGTGTTTCCCATGTGGAAG GGAAAGACAACTCAACTGAAAGACGATAGCTGGACCGAATGTGCAAAACAAGGCTATGCTG TGAAACCGAGGAAAGGGGATGCATTACTATTCTTTAATCTTCATCCCAATGCAACCACAGATCCAACTAGTTTACATGGAAGCTGTCCAGTGGTTGAGGGAGAGAAATGGTCAGCAACCAGATGGATCCATGTAAGGTCATTCGACAGAGCGTTTAAGAAGCAATCTGGGTGTGTGGACGAGAATGAGAGCTGCGAAAAATGGGCAAAGGAAGGGGAATGCCAGAAGAATCCAACATACATGGTGGGTTCAGAAAATGACCATGGATACTGCAGAAAGAGTTGCAAAGCTTGCTCATcttaa